In a genomic window of Colius striatus isolate bColStr4 chromosome 2, bColStr4.1.hap1, whole genome shotgun sequence:
- the LRRN4 gene encoding leucine-rich repeat neuronal protein 4: MVLGLLILSLLVRNTASSLVSRAEPAASRDVTTFFQLAQEDSWENVNLTSMSCEDRKNKTWITLQLSNSSLTAFPVCLPEALETLDLSNNLLEEVNGTEIANLPRLRVLSLRQNHLQAVRWGSEALSSLLFLDLSFNKLSSVPSCHNTSLPNLKWLSLAGNPLLEIQPLAFSCYPRLQFLNLSATLLGQDDSRGIRESAFAISASPHEDMNKPGNNINMLDLSRTFLEKIQQEWTRDLTNLRSLHLTKMSRLRSLDTDFLKSMPGLRELNCQDSHSLSFVRTEMFDSAPHLRLLSFENCNLSSFNPWNTNSSDSLIVINLYGNPMLCDCQLSWLLSRPNKVVLQRDQETFCNTIQEEWGRPSTSFSLPELYDKCQSVRNVMLPDSNTTSSENSPLSLTSYNATTVITTTDSALLTKDTYTSSPVQRNLMSTTAGNPTELMLTKANSSSHKEAVSESTSNLPSLASSTTSLGFLQELHSQPSDYGSTSQTETDQLKGELRTTDASFSQEGPINHPTRDYSTRATGNLNATDHSIHSFATPTGEGTPHTSLLQLNSTRTNARPKPASTRSLIHYVDEYDYDEQSTKIPLQQEYTSCDYNPCRHLQKPCSELQRVSQCLCPGMSQEDEVPDPPRLREVSEVTDSSAQIHWCAPNSVVRTYELMLYAQGNEDRQFVLDNIYSTARQHTLYNLLPYTTYHICVTAWNKAGSSQSTGQAIPGNSCTRFETKPSYKSVFAALCAASGLFLISTIILSVCLCRACKKPQSEQYGTHLVSYKNPAFDYPLKLQTAN; encoded by the exons ATGGTTTTAGGCTTGCTCATCCTCTCTCTGCTGGTGAGAAACACAGCATCCAGCCTggtgagcagagcagagcctgcagcatCCAGGGATGTCACCACCTTTTTCCAGCTGGCTCAGGAAGACTCTTGGGAGAATGTGAATCTCACCAGCATGTCCTGTGAGGATCGAAAGAACAAGACCTGGATCACTCTGCAGCTGAGCAACAGCAGCCTGACAGCTTTCCCCGTCTGCCTCCCGGAGGCTCTGGAGACCTTGGATCTCAGCAACAACCTCTTAGAAGAAGTGAATGGCACAGAGATAGCAAACCTCCCGCGATTGCGTGTCCTCTCCCTGAGACAGAACCACCTCCAGGCAGTTAGATGGGGATCTGAAGCCCTCAGCAGTCTCCTTTTCCTGGACTTAAGCTTTAATAAACTGTCATCTGTGCCATCATGCCACAACACTTCCCTGCCTAACTTGAAGTGGTTGTCTCTAGCTGGAAATCCACTGCTTGAAATCCAGCCGCTGGCTTTTTCCTGTTACCCTCGGCTACAGTTTCTGAACCTCTCTGCAACTCTCCTTGGGCAGGATGACAGCAGAGGAATTAGGGAGTCTGCTTTTGCCATCAGTGCATCTCCCCATGAGGACATGAACAAGCCTGGAAACAACATCAACATGCTTGATCTGAGCAGGACCTTTCTTGAGAAAA TTCAACAGGAGTGGACCAGAGACTTGACCAACCTCAGATCACTTCACTTGACAAAGATGTCACGATTAAGAAGCCTCGATACTGACTTCTTGAAGTCCATGCCTGGCCTCCGAGAGCTGAACTGTCAAGACTCCCACTCACTGAGCTTTGTGAGGACTGAAATGTTTGACAGTGCTCCTCATCTGAGACTCCTCTCATTTGAGAA CTGTAACCTGAGTTCCTTTAATCCTTGGAATACCAATTCATCAGACAGCCTCATCGTCATCAACTTGTATGGAAATCCTATGTTATGTGACTGCCAGCTCTCCTGGCTGCTCTCCAGGCCCAACAAAGTTGTGCTGCAAAG GGATCAAGAGACTTTTTGCAACACAATCCAGGAAGAATGGGGCAGACCTTCAACATCTTTTTCATTGCCAGAGCTCTATGATAAATGCCAATCTGTGAGAAATGTTATGCTACCCGATTCAAACACAACCTCTTCTGAAAACAGTCCTCTCAGCCTTACCAGTTACAATGCCACTACTGTCATAACAACAACAGACTCTGCTCTGCTAACCAAAGACACTTATACCAGCTCCCCAGTtcagaggaatctcatgagcaCGACAGCAGGCAACCCAACTGAGCTGATGCTTACAAAGGCCAACAGTTCCTCCCACAAGGAGGCAGTGTCTGAGTCCACGAGCAATCTTCCTTCCTTGGCATCCtcaaccacctccctgggtTTTCTCCAAGAGCTCCACAGTCAACCCTCAGATTATGGTTCCACGAGTCAAACTGAAACAGATCAGCTAAAGGGAGAGCTCAGGACAACAGATGCAAGCTTTTCCCAGGAAGGCCCAATTAACCATCCCACTCGTGATTATTCTACTAGAGCAACAGGAAACCTCAATGCCACTGACCATTCCATCCACTCTTTTGCCACTCCCACTGGGGAAGGTACACCACATACGagccttctgcagctgaactCCACGAGGACCAATGCTCGGCCAAAGCCCGCATCTACCAGATCACTGATTCACTATGTAGATGAATACGATTACGATGAACAGTCAACTAAAATCCCACTGCAACAGGAATACACATCCTGTGACTACAACCCCTGCAGGCATCTTCAGAAGCCATGCAGTGAACTTCAGCGTGTATCCCAATGTTTATGCCCTGGCATGTCACAGGAAGATGAGGTTCCAGATCCACCAAGGCTGAGAGAGGTGTCTGAAGTTAcagacagctctgcacagatacACTGGTGCGCCCCAAATTCAGTTGTTCGCACCTACGAGCTGATGCTTTATGCCCAAGGCAACGAGGACAGACAGTTTGTTCTGGACAATATTTATTCCACGGCAAGGCAGCACACTCTGTATAATCTGTTACCATACACCACTTACCACATTTGTGTGACTGCTTGGAACAAAGCAGGGTCAAGCCAGTCAACAGGTCAGGCAATTCCAGGTAATTCATGTACAAgatttgaaacaaaaccaagctACAAGTCTGTCTTTGCTGCTCTGTGTGCAGCAAGTGGTCTGTTTCTCATTTCCACAATTAttttgtctgtgtgtctgtgtaggGCATGTAAAAAACCTCAGAGTGAGCAATACGGTACACACTTAGTCTCTTATAAGAATCCAGCATTTGATTATCCGTTAAAACTACAAACCGCTAATTAG
- the FERMT1 gene encoding fermitin family homolog 1 isoform X1: MISSNEYGSHSWELLVTVDHQHEEVQKEFLLRVTGDLHIGGVMLKLVEQIKISQDWSDYALWWQQKNCWLLKTHWTLDKCGVQADAKLFFTTQHKMLRLRLPNMKTVRLKVSFSSMVFKAVSDICKILNIRRPEELSLLKPSEERHKKKKKKGKSSKEPVTEDIVDLCDSPVSSGLSGSPGLYSKTMTPIYDPVSGTPASSTITWFSDSPLTEQICSILAFSHSNCSPEILAEMYQPRSLADKARLSAGWLDSSRSLMEQDILEDDLLLLRFKYYTFFDLNPKYDAVRINQIYEQARWAILLEEIDCTEEEMLIFAALQYHVSKLSLSSEAQEFSCESEVDEVEAALSNLEVTLEGGNPSKILEDITDIPKLADNLKLVRHKRLAVRTVKPYWFVFKDTSVSYFKNKESAQGEPIEKLNLKGCEVVPDVNVAARKLGIKLLIPVADGMNEVYLRCDNENQYARWMAACVLASKGKTMADSSYHPEVHKILSFLQMKNWTMSPQAVSDPESIDLKPECFLSLRYIKKCKSKQLAARILEAHQNISQMTLVEAKLHFIQAWQSLPEFGLSYYIVRFKGSKKEDILGVSYNRLIRIDIATGDPITTWRFSTMKQWNVNWEIRQVAIEFDQNVSIAFTCLSADCKIIHEYIGGYIFLSTRSKDQNETLDEDLFHKLTGGQE, encoded by the exons ATGATTTCCTCAAACGAATATGGGTCTCACTCCTGGGAGCTCTTGGTGACAGTTGATCATCAGCATGAAGAGGTACAAAAGGAATTTTTACTACGGGTCACAGGGGACCTTCATATTGGAGGAGTAATGCTGAAGTTAGTAGAACAAATCA AAATATCACAAGATTGGTCAGACTATGCTCTTTGGTGGCAGCAAAAAAATTGTTGGCTTCTGAAAACCCACTGGACGCTCGATAAATGCGGGGTGCAGGCAGATGCTAAGCTGTTCTTTACTACTCAGCACAAAATGCTGCGGCTTCGCTTGCCAAACATGAAGACTGTGAGACTAAAAGTCAGCTTCTCTTCTATGGTATTCAAAGCTGTCAGTGACATCTGCAAAATTCTCA ACATTAGACGACCAGAAGAACTGTCTTTGTTGAAGCCATCAGAAGAgagacacaaaaagaaaaagaaaaaaggcaagagCAGCAAAGAACCTGTTACAGAAGATATTGTAGACCTGTGTGACTCTCCAGTGAGTTCTGGGTTATCAG GAAGTCCAGGTTTATAcagcaaaaccatgacacccatTTATGATCCTGTCAGTGGGACACCAGCTTCTTCTACGATTACTTGGTTCAGTGACAGTCCCTTGACGGAGCAGATCTGCAGCATCCTTGCCTTCAGTCATTCCAACTGTTCTCCAGAAATACTAGCGGAGATGTACCAGCCTCGGAGCTTGGCTGACAAAGCCAGACTCAGTGCAGG CTGGCTAGATTCATCTCGATCACTTATGGAACAAGACATTCTGGAGGATGATCTACTTCTTTTACGCTTTAAATACTACACTTTCTTTGATTTGAATCCAAAA TATGATGCAGTGCGAATAAACCAAATATATGAACAAGCCCGTTGGGCCATCCTGTTAGAAGAAATCGACTGCACAGAGGAAGAAATGCTGATCTTTGCTGCGTTACAG TATCATGTAAGCAAGTTATCCTTATCATCAGAGGCACAAGAATTCTCCTGTGAGTCAGAAGTAGATGAAGTAGAAGCTGCACTTTCTAATCTGGAAGTGACACTGGAAGGTGGAAACCCAAGTAAAATTTTG GAGGACATCACAGATATCCCGAAACTTGCTGATAATCTCAAGCTAGTTAG gcacAAGAGGCTGGCAGTCAGAACTGTCAAACCATATTGGTTTGTCTTCAAAGACACTTCAGTGTCCTATTTCAAAAACAAGGAATCTGCACAGGGAGAACCTATTGAGAAACTAAACTTAAAAG GATGTGAAGTTGTACCAGATGTAAATGTTGCAGCAAGGAAGTTGGGAATCAAGTTACTAATCCCTGTTGCTGATGGCATGAATGAAGTATATTTAAGATGCGATAAT GAGAATCAATATGCTCGGTGGATGGCTGCTTGTGTCTTAGCCTCAAAAGGCAAAACAATGGCCGATAGCTCCTACCATCCTGAGGTCCACAAGATCCTTTCATTTCTACAGATGAAGAACTGGACTATGTCTCCTCAGGCTGTCTCTGATCCAGAAAGCATAGATCTGAAACCAGAATGCTTCCTCTCATTACGTTACATCAAAAAATGCAAGTCCAAGCAG CTGGCTGCTCGTATCCTGGAAGCCCACCAAAATATATCCCAGATGACCCTTGTGGAGGCCAAGCTGCATTTTATTCAAGCATGGCAGTCCCTCCCCGAGTTTGGCTTATCCTACTACATTGTAAG gtttAAAGGAAGCAAGAAGGAGGATATACTTGGGGTGTCCTATAACAGGCTGATACGGATAGATATAGCCACAGGAGATCCTATCACAACATGGAGGTTCTCCACCATGAAGCAGTGGAATGTGAACTGGGAAATCCGCCAG GTTGCAATTGAGTTTGATCAGAATGTATCTATCGCTTTCACATGTCTGAGTGCAGACTGCAAAATCATCCATGAGTATATCGGGGGCTACATCTTCCTGTCAACCCGCTCCAAAGACCAGAATGAAACCCTGGATGAAGATCTGTTCCATAAGCTAACTGGAGGTCAGGAGTGA
- the FERMT1 gene encoding fermitin family homolog 1 isoform X2: MLRLRLPNMKTVRLKVSFSSMVFKAVSDICKILNIRRPEELSLLKPSEERHKKKKKKGKSSKEPVTEDIVDLCDSPVSSGLSGSPGLYSKTMTPIYDPVSGTPASSTITWFSDSPLTEQICSILAFSHSNCSPEILAEMYQPRSLADKARLSAGWLDSSRSLMEQDILEDDLLLLRFKYYTFFDLNPKYDAVRINQIYEQARWAILLEEIDCTEEEMLIFAALQYHVSKLSLSSEAQEFSCESEVDEVEAALSNLEVTLEGGNPSKILEDITDIPKLADNLKLVRHKRLAVRTVKPYWFVFKDTSVSYFKNKESAQGEPIEKLNLKGCEVVPDVNVAARKLGIKLLIPVADGMNEVYLRCDNENQYARWMAACVLASKGKTMADSSYHPEVHKILSFLQMKNWTMSPQAVSDPESIDLKPECFLSLRYIKKCKSKQLAARILEAHQNISQMTLVEAKLHFIQAWQSLPEFGLSYYIVRFKGSKKEDILGVSYNRLIRIDIATGDPITTWRFSTMKQWNVNWEIRQVAIEFDQNVSIAFTCLSADCKIIHEYIGGYIFLSTRSKDQNETLDEDLFHKLTGGQE, from the exons ATGCTGCGGCTTCGCTTGCCAAACATGAAGACTGTGAGACTAAAAGTCAGCTTCTCTTCTATGGTATTCAAAGCTGTCAGTGACATCTGCAAAATTCTCA ACATTAGACGACCAGAAGAACTGTCTTTGTTGAAGCCATCAGAAGAgagacacaaaaagaaaaagaaaaaaggcaagagCAGCAAAGAACCTGTTACAGAAGATATTGTAGACCTGTGTGACTCTCCAGTGAGTTCTGGGTTATCAG GAAGTCCAGGTTTATAcagcaaaaccatgacacccatTTATGATCCTGTCAGTGGGACACCAGCTTCTTCTACGATTACTTGGTTCAGTGACAGTCCCTTGACGGAGCAGATCTGCAGCATCCTTGCCTTCAGTCATTCCAACTGTTCTCCAGAAATACTAGCGGAGATGTACCAGCCTCGGAGCTTGGCTGACAAAGCCAGACTCAGTGCAGG CTGGCTAGATTCATCTCGATCACTTATGGAACAAGACATTCTGGAGGATGATCTACTTCTTTTACGCTTTAAATACTACACTTTCTTTGATTTGAATCCAAAA TATGATGCAGTGCGAATAAACCAAATATATGAACAAGCCCGTTGGGCCATCCTGTTAGAAGAAATCGACTGCACAGAGGAAGAAATGCTGATCTTTGCTGCGTTACAG TATCATGTAAGCAAGTTATCCTTATCATCAGAGGCACAAGAATTCTCCTGTGAGTCAGAAGTAGATGAAGTAGAAGCTGCACTTTCTAATCTGGAAGTGACACTGGAAGGTGGAAACCCAAGTAAAATTTTG GAGGACATCACAGATATCCCGAAACTTGCTGATAATCTCAAGCTAGTTAG gcacAAGAGGCTGGCAGTCAGAACTGTCAAACCATATTGGTTTGTCTTCAAAGACACTTCAGTGTCCTATTTCAAAAACAAGGAATCTGCACAGGGAGAACCTATTGAGAAACTAAACTTAAAAG GATGTGAAGTTGTACCAGATGTAAATGTTGCAGCAAGGAAGTTGGGAATCAAGTTACTAATCCCTGTTGCTGATGGCATGAATGAAGTATATTTAAGATGCGATAAT GAGAATCAATATGCTCGGTGGATGGCTGCTTGTGTCTTAGCCTCAAAAGGCAAAACAATGGCCGATAGCTCCTACCATCCTGAGGTCCACAAGATCCTTTCATTTCTACAGATGAAGAACTGGACTATGTCTCCTCAGGCTGTCTCTGATCCAGAAAGCATAGATCTGAAACCAGAATGCTTCCTCTCATTACGTTACATCAAAAAATGCAAGTCCAAGCAG CTGGCTGCTCGTATCCTGGAAGCCCACCAAAATATATCCCAGATGACCCTTGTGGAGGCCAAGCTGCATTTTATTCAAGCATGGCAGTCCCTCCCCGAGTTTGGCTTATCCTACTACATTGTAAG gtttAAAGGAAGCAAGAAGGAGGATATACTTGGGGTGTCCTATAACAGGCTGATACGGATAGATATAGCCACAGGAGATCCTATCACAACATGGAGGTTCTCCACCATGAAGCAGTGGAATGTGAACTGGGAAATCCGCCAG GTTGCAATTGAGTTTGATCAGAATGTATCTATCGCTTTCACATGTCTGAGTGCAGACTGCAAAATCATCCATGAGTATATCGGGGGCTACATCTTCCTGTCAACCCGCTCCAAAGACCAGAATGAAACCCTGGATGAAGATCTGTTCCATAAGCTAACTGGAGGTCAGGAGTGA
- the CCT4 gene encoding T-complex protein 1 subunit delta has product MPDNAAHRARGGAADRSKGTYQDRDKPSQIRFSNISAGKAVADAIRTSLGPKGMDKMIQDAKGDVTITNDGATILKQMQVLHPAAKMLVELSKAQDIEAGDGTTSVVVIAGALLDACSRLLQKGIHPTIISESFQKALEKGIEVLTNMAQPVELSDRETLLNSATTSLNSKVVCQYSSLLSPMSVDAVMKVIDPSTANSVDLRDIKIVKKLGGTIDDCELVEGLVLTQKVANTGVTRVEKAKIGLIQFCLSAPKTDMDNQIVVSDYAQMDRVLREERAYILNLVKQIKKAGCNVLLIQKSILRDALSDLALHFLNKVKIMVVKDIEREDIEFICKTIGTKPVAHIDQFTPDMLGSAELAEEVNLNGSGKLIKITGCTNPGKTVTIVVRGSNKLVLEEAERSIHDALCVIRCLVKKRALIAGGGAPEIELALRLNEYARSLRGMDSYCVRAYGDALEVIPSTLAENAGLNPISTVTELRNRHAQGEKTAGINVRKGGISNILEELVVQPLLVSLSALTLATETVRSILKIDDVVNTR; this is encoded by the exons ATGCCGGACAACGCGGCGCACAGGGCCCGGGGCGGCGCGGCCGACCGCTCCAAGGGCACCTACCAGGACCGGGACAAGCCCTCCCAGATCCGCTTCAGCAACATCTCTGCCGGCAAAG ctGTTGCCGATGCAATTAGAACAAGCCTTGGACCAAAGGGAATGGACAAAATG ATTCAAGATGCTAAAGGTGATGTGACAATCACTAACGATGGTGCTACAATTCTGAAACAAATGCAGGTTCTGCACCCTGCAGCCAAAATG TTGGTAGAGCTGTCAAAAGCACAAGATATTGAAGCTGGTGATGGCACTACGTCTGTTGTTGTCATTGCTGGAGCTCTTTTGGATGCCTGTTCCAGACTTCTTCAGAAAG GAATTCACCCCACCATCATTTCGGAGTCATTCCAGAAAGCTTTGGAGAAAGGCATTGAAGTACTGACCAACATGGCCCAGCCAGTTGagctgagtgacagagaaaCCTTGCTGAACAGTGCGACAACCTCGCTGAATTCCAAG GTTGTGTGTCAGTATTCTAGCTTACTTTCTCCAATGAGCGTGGACGCAGTGATGAAGGTGATTGACCCATCTACAGCTAACAGTGTGGACCTCAGAGATATTAAAATTGTTAAGAAATTGGg agGCACAATTGATGATTGCGAACTGGTGGAAGGACTAGTCCTGACTCAGAAGGTGGCAAATACCGGTGTAACCAGAGTGGAAAAAGCCAAAATTGGCCTCATTCAGTTCTGCTTGTCAGCTCCAAAGACAGAT ATGGACAACCAGATAGTTGTGTCTGATTATGCCCAGATGGACAGAGTACTGCGTGAAGAGAGAGCCTACATTCTAAATTTAGTTAAGCAAATTAAGAAGGCTGGATGCAATGTGCTGCTGATTCAGAAGTCCATCCTGCG GGATGCTCTTAGTGACCTAGCCCTGCATTTTCTGAACAAAGTGAAGATCATGGTGGTTAAAGACATTGAAAGAGAGGACATTGAGTTTATATGTAAG ACAATTGGAACTAAGCCTGTTGCTCATATTGATCAGTTCACTCCTGATATGCTGGGGTCTGCTGAGCTGGCAGAGGAGGTCAACTTGAACGGTTCGGGCAAACTAATAAAG ATCACAGGCTGCACAAACCCTGGAAAAACTGTAACCATTGTGGTACGTGGATCCAACAAGCTTGTTCTAGAAGAAGCCGAGCGTTCAATTCACGATGCCCTGTGTGTCATAAGATGCTTAGTTAAGAAACG AGCTTTAATTGCAGGAGGTGGAGCACCCGAGATAGAGCTGGCACTGCGCTTGAACGAGTACGCTCGCAGCCTGCGGGGGATGGACTCGTACTGCGTGCGCGCCTACGGAGACGCGCTGGAAGTCATTCCCTCCACGCTGGCCGAGAACGCGGGTCTCAACCCCATCTCAACGGTCACAGAGCTCAGGAACAGGCATGCACAAGGAGAGAAGACGGCTGGCATTAACGTCAGAAAG GGTGGCATCTCCAACATCCTGGAGGAGCTGGTGGTGCAGCCGCTGCTGGTGTCTCTGAGCGCGCTGACTCTGGCCACTGAGACCGTGCGCAGTATCCTGAAGATTGATGATGTG GTGAACACTCGGTAA